The Brachyspira aalborgi genome has a segment encoding these proteins:
- a CDS encoding tetratricopeptide repeat protein, with protein sequence MNNNINTLLNEISYKINSDEFDKTLDILDNILKKVPKNYRANLYKGQICVEKKEFQEAIKYFEEAKKVDIKTFKAYNLLGISYHAIGEYDKAINCFNEILKITPNSCSAYNLLGITYYKKNDYKKAIEYFNKSIEINPKYDKAYNNLALFYYRNKNYDIAIKFFEHSKSLDERIFKAYDMLGMSYYKIGNYDKAIECLIKFLQHNQNSYKIANTLGAIYSYLKDYDKAIKYFTKAIEINPKYASAYNNLASIYFNKKNFDKAALYFDKAKRFSENYFSDYYKLGFSYYSKGYYYEAIECFKKVIEKNENSYKAYNLIGLCYLSNSEYEKSIKYFEKAIEINGEYYEVYNNLAIAYFNLKNYTKTIENFNLTNLEIIKDKLDIYNKLAISYFYIKDYNKSIEYYNKIMSKLNYKTPFYVYNNLAILYYLKKDYDSILKTYHKYLDNYKSENNFASYNIFLLSYNLLTKRLIKYNDFLILFEKCLIKSIENNSYNNDINNISSIYETMEYDIETLKLILENKINFKNSKELLKDKLNEKQLKAIEPIINKIKLFSFNSNIKNISDYGNNTICVEYYFSKLNSVAIIKNSDNNKEIYGKQAKFITEDIKYDSLISIFSDNKKAYDFNILFLIKENIEKFGGLKVKAIYLPNNCDEFDIKLIKCILNNDDIKLYKAVKENGSVKYLLI encoded by the coding sequence ATGAATAATAATATTAATACTCTTTTAAATGAAATTTCTTACAAAATAAATAGCGATGAATTCGATAAAACTTTAGATATTTTGGATAATATTTTAAAAAAAGTTCCTAAAAATTATAGAGCGAATTTGTATAAAGGGCAGATTTGCGTAGAGAAAAAAGAATTTCAAGAAGCGATAAAATATTTTGAGGAAGCAAAAAAAGTAGATATAAAAACTTTCAAGGCTTATAATTTGCTTGGAATTAGCTACCATGCAATCGGCGAATACGATAAAGCTATAAATTGTTTTAATGAAATCTTAAAAATAACTCCAAATTCATGTTCGGCATACAATTTGCTTGGAATAACTTATTATAAAAAAAACGATTATAAAAAAGCGATTGAATATTTTAACAAATCAATAGAGATAAATCCGAAATACGACAAGGCTTATAATAATTTGGCTTTGTTTTATTATAGAAATAAAAATTACGATATAGCGATAAAATTTTTTGAACATTCAAAGAGTTTGGACGAAAGAATATTTAAAGCTTACGATATGCTCGGAATGTCATATTATAAAATTGGCAATTATGATAAGGCAATAGAATGTCTTATAAAATTTCTTCAGCATAATCAAAATTCTTATAAAATAGCAAATACTTTGGGAGCGATTTATTCTTATTTAAAAGATTATGATAAAGCTATAAAATATTTTACAAAAGCTATAGAAATTAATCCGAAATATGCAAGCGCTTATAATAATTTGGCTTCGATTTATTTTAATAAAAAAAATTTTGATAAAGCCGCTTTATATTTTGATAAGGCTAAAAGATTTTCAGAAAATTATTTTTCAGATTATTATAAATTAGGATTTTCTTATTATTCTAAAGGTTATTATTACGAAGCTATAGAATGTTTTAAAAAAGTTATAGAGAAAAACGAGAATTCTTATAAAGCTTATAATTTAATCGGTTTATGTTATTTATCAAATTCGGAATATGAGAAGTCTATAAAATATTTTGAAAAAGCGATTGAGATAAACGGAGAATATTACGAAGTTTATAATAATTTGGCTATTGCATATTTCAATTTAAAAAATTATACAAAAACTATAGAGAATTTTAATTTAACAAATTTAGAAATTATTAAAGACAAGTTGGATATATATAATAAACTTGCAATTTCCTATTTCTATATTAAAGATTATAATAAATCTATTGAATATTATAATAAAATTATGTCGAAATTAAATTATAAAACTCCTTTCTATGTTTATAATAATTTGGCTATTTTGTATTATTTAAAAAAAGATTATGATTCTATTTTAAAAACTTACCATAAATATTTAGATAATTATAAATCGGAAAATAATTTTGCAAGTTATAATATATTTTTATTGTCTTATAATTTGCTTACAAAAAGATTAATAAAATATAACGATTTTTTAATTTTGTTTGAAAAATGTTTAATTAAAAGTATTGAAAATAATTCGTATAATAACGATATAAATAATATTTCTTCTATATATGAAACTATGGAATACGATATTGAAACTTTAAAATTAATTCTTGAAAATAAAATTAACTTTAAAAACTCAAAAGAATTATTGAAAGATAAATTAAACGAAAAACAATTAAAAGCTATAGAGCCAATAATTAATAAAATAAAATTATTTTCTTTTAATTCTAATATAAAAAATATTTCAGATTACGGCAATAATACAATATGCGTAGAATATTATTTTTCAAAATTAAATAGTGTAGCTATTATAAAAAACTCCGATAATAATAAAGAAATATATGGAAAACAAGCTAAATTTATTACGGAAGATATAAAATACGATTCTTTGATTTCGATATTTTCCGATAATAAAAAAGCTTATGATTTCAATATTTTATTTTTAATTAAAGAAAATATTGAAAAATTTGGGGGGTTAAAAGTGAAAGCTATATATTTGCCGAATAATTGCGATGAATTTGATATTAAATTAATAAAATGTATATTAAATAACGATGATATTAAATTATATAAAGCCGTTAAAGAGAATGGTTCGGTTAAATATTTATTGATATAA
- a CDS encoding GNAT family N-acetyltransferase has protein sequence MQHLGTFNLETDRLILRKFKIEDATDMYNNWASDNEVTKYLSWKTHLNIEETKEILKSWIENYYKSDFYQWAIVLKENNQAIGSISVVKNDNSIEMVHIGYCISKKYWNKGITSEAFERIIKFFFEEVKVNRIEAAHNEKNIYSGKVMLKCKLKKEGILRDALKDNSGITDCLIYSILKREYFYK, from the coding sequence ATGCAACATTTGGGAACATTTAATTTAGAAACCGACAGACTTATTTTAAGAAAATTTAAAATTGAAGACGCTACAGATATGTATAATAATTGGGCGAGCGACAATGAAGTTACAAAATATTTATCTTGGAAAACTCATTTAAATATCGAAGAAACTAAAGAAATATTGAAAAGCTGGATAGAAAATTATTATAAAAGCGATTTTTATCAATGGGCTATAGTATTAAAAGAAAATAATCAAGCTATAGGAAGTATAAGCGTAGTTAAAAATGACAACAGTATAGAGATGGTTCATATAGGATATTGCATTTCAAAAAAATATTGGAATAAAGGTATAACATCCGAAGCTTTTGAAAGAATAATAAAATTCTTTTTTGAAGAGGTAAAGGTAAACAGAATTGAAGCCGCTCATAACGAAAAAAATATTTACTCGGGAAAAGTTATGCTTAAATGCAAACTTAAAAAAGAGGGCATTTTGAGAGACGCTTTGAAAGACAATAGCGGAATTACAGATTGTTTAATTTATTCTATTTTGAAAAGAGAATATTTTTATAAATAA
- a CDS encoding ankyrin repeat domain-containing protein, whose product MKRNIKIILALIIVFAIILTAQENIPNIFALIRANNTQEVKKLISQEGFDINIQDANGNTPLMHAILKRNQQMVQLIIEAKANVNIKNKDGITALIFALTNRNDRIFNMIIESGADIEIKDNDGNTPLMYAAMNKNQILAKTLIDAKANVNIKNKNGLTALNYALNSGNNEVAKMLIENGANINIKDEKGNTILMNLAYNNNYSLAKAIIDTKADINAKNKEGFTALTFASYRGSYSVAKLLIDSGADINVKDANGNTPLIYASFNNYTNVLKLLIDSGADINAAKNDGFTALMFASYKGSYATAEMLIENGADIKMKDINGNDSFMYVAYNNRINLIPLFTNSVNVNSTNNVGRTALILASINGNRDMTQALINLKADLNIKDKDGNTALMYSTFNNKIALVNIFITAKADLNIQNNIGATALIFAAMNGYDRIVRTLIDAKADINIKDYYGNTALMYAAGRGNDKVIRILNRNGSNINAQNRVGYTALFFAAVNGYEQVVQMLIELNADVDIKDNYGKTALIYAKEKGYDSIVELLTKASEG is encoded by the coding sequence ATGAAAAGAAATATAAAAATTATTTTGGCTTTAATTATAGTATTTGCCATTATATTAACGGCTCAAGAAAACATTCCAAATATTTTCGCTTTAATAAGGGCAAATAATACTCAAGAAGTAAAAAAATTAATCTCACAAGAAGGTTTTGATATTAATATACAAGATGCAAACGGAAACACGCCTTTAATGCATGCGATTCTAAAAAGAAATCAACAAATGGTTCAACTTATAATAGAAGCTAAAGCTAATGTAAATATAAAAAATAAAGACGGAATAACGGCTTTAATTTTTGCCTTAACAAACAGAAACGATAGAATATTCAATATGATTATAGAATCGGGAGCGGATATTGAAATTAAAGACAATGACGGAAATACGCCTTTAATGTATGCGGCTATGAATAAAAATCAAATATTGGCAAAAACTTTAATAGATGCTAAAGCTAATGTAAATATAAAAAATAAAAACGGACTAACCGCTTTAAATTACGCTTTAAATAGTGGAAATAATGAAGTCGCTAAAATGCTTATTGAAAACGGAGCGAATATAAATATAAAAGACGAAAAAGGCAATACTATTTTAATGAATCTCGCTTATAATAATAATTATTCTTTGGCAAAAGCAATAATAGATACGAAAGCCGATATTAATGCAAAAAATAAAGAAGGATTTACCGCTTTAACTTTCGCCTCTTATAGAGGAAGTTATAGCGTGGCGAAATTATTAATCGATTCTGGAGCTGATATTAATGTTAAAGATGCAAACGGAAATACGCCTTTAATATATGCTTCTTTTAATAATTATACAAATGTTTTAAAATTATTAATCGATTCTGGAGCCGATATTAACGCTGCAAAAAATGACGGATTTACCGCTTTAATGTTCGCTTCATATAAAGGAAGTTATGCAACTGCAGAAATGCTTATTGAAAACGGAGCCGATATTAAAATGAAAGATATAAACGGAAACGATTCTTTTATGTATGTAGCTTATAATAATAGAATAAATCTTATTCCTTTATTCACTAATTCTGTAAATGTTAATTCTACTAATAATGTAGGAAGAACGGCTTTAATTTTAGCTTCTATTAACGGAAATAGAGATATGACTCAAGCCTTGATTAATTTGAAAGCGGATTTAAATATAAAAGATAAAGATGGAAATACGGCTTTAATGTATTCTACTTTTAATAATAAAATCGCTTTAGTTAATATATTTATAACTGCGAAAGCGGATTTAAATATTCAAAATAATATAGGAGCGACAGCCTTAATTTTTGCCGCTATGAACGGATACGATAGAATAGTGAGAACTTTAATAGATGCGAAAGCGGATATTAATATAAAAGATTATTATGGAAACACGGCTTTAATGTATGCGGCGGGAAGAGGAAACGATAAAGTTATAAGAATATTAAATAGAAACGGCTCAAATATAAACGCTCAAAATAGAGTAGGATATACGGCTTTATTCTTTGCAGCAGTTAACGGTTATGAACAGGTTGTGCAAATGCTTATAGAATTAAACGCCGATGTAGATATAAAAGATAATTACGGAAAAACCGCTTTGATATATGCGAAAGAAAAAGGTTATGACAGCATAGTGGAATTGCTTACGAAAGCAAGCGAAGGTTAA
- a CDS encoding site-specific DNA-methyltransferase, with product MTNHKIYFGDSRALNKIEDKSVQLIITSPPYWQLKDYGSNNQIGFNNSYEEYINNLNLVWMECERILSEGCRLCINIGDQFARSVYYGRYKVVPIRTEIIRFCETLKMDYMGAIIWQKATTMNASGGGAIMGSFPYPRNGILKIDYEFILIFKKLGNPPKPTLEQKENSIMTKEEWNQYFSSHWNFSGVKQSEHIAMFPEELPKRLIKMFSFSGETIFDPFLGSGTTTLAAKNLGRNSIGYEINKEFEPIIKEKLNINQLSLDEDTIEFLLEDKENNNYSFDKLPYIFEDAHKLDKKIDIKKLKFGSKIDKNKNENKRELFSVKDVVSPNKIILNNGLEIKLLGIKEKDNFKPQAINYLKEKFNKRKIYLKYDLQKYDKNNNLMCYVYLDNKTFINNHLIRTGYVDVETNFDYSCKSKFIKSLPI from the coding sequence ATGACTAATCATAAAATATATTTCGGCGATAGTAGAGCTTTAAATAAAATTGAAGACAAATCGGTTCAATTAATTATAACTTCTCCTCCTTATTGGCAATTAAAAGATTACGGTTCTAATAATCAAATAGGATTTAATAATAGTTATGAAGAATATATAAATAATTTAAATCTTGTTTGGATGGAATGCGAAAGAATTTTATCTGAAGGTTGCAGATTATGTATAAACATAGGCGACCAATTTGCTCGTTCTGTTTATTACGGAAGGTATAAAGTCGTCCCAATAAGAACGGAAATTATAAGATTTTGCGAAACTTTAAAAATGGATTATATGGGCGCTATAATTTGGCAGAAAGCGACAACAATGAATGCTTCGGGAGGCGGAGCTATAATGGGAAGTTTTCCATATCCTCGAAACGGCATTTTAAAAATAGATTATGAATTTATTTTAATATTTAAAAAATTAGGAAATCCTCCAAAACCGACTTTAGAACAAAAAGAAAATTCTATTATGACAAAAGAAGAATGGAATCAATATTTTTCTTCGCATTGGAATTTTAGCGGAGTAAAACAATCGGAACATATAGCTATGTTTCCCGAAGAATTGCCTAAAAGATTAATAAAAATGTTTTCTTTTTCGGGCGAGACGATTTTTGACCCGTTTTTGGGAAGCGGAACTACGACTTTAGCTGCAAAAAATTTGGGAAGAAATTCTATAGGATACGAAATCAATAAAGAATTTGAACCTATTATTAAAGAAAAATTAAATATAAATCAATTAAGTTTAGACGAAGATACGATTGAATTTTTATTAGAAGATAAAGAAAATAATAATTATTCTTTCGACAAATTGCCTTATATATTTGAAGACGCTCATAAACTTGACAAAAAAATTGATATTAAAAAACTAAAATTCGGTTCTAAAATCGACAAAAATAAAAACGAAAATAAGAGAGAATTATTTTCCGTAAAAGATGTTGTCTCTCCAAATAAAATTATTTTAAATAACGGACTCGAAATTAAACTTCTTGGAATAAAAGAAAAAGATAATTTCAAGCCTCAAGCGATTAATTATTTGAAAGAAAAATTTAATAAAAGAAAAATATATTTGAAATACGATTTACAAAAATACGATAAAAATAATAATTTAATGTGCTATGTTTATTTGGATAATAAAACTTTTATTAATAATCATTTGATAAGAACGGGCTATGTCGATGTTGAGACTAATTTTGACTATTCTTGTAAAAGTAAATTTATTAAATCTTTGCCAATATGA
- a CDS encoding LCP family protein, which produces MNKKTQKNKKNHKDDKSLKSITQANRKAIAFVISSIIAGVGIIIFLFYYFFYSDLKKARDNDEELYFAILFIDENNIPYGAYFGIISSLHNRIGIIGLPKNIGLWKNKNDKNIPLNKLYETGGREEVFKAIEITTGKKISYKIAVDNNQISDIIDLIGGVRMYIEEAINIDNLSFDVGERFFQGDKAVSYLNYLTIEGYEEIETLYRLEDLIINAMIGIIQNPELKSIMLSKDIKNAITSRIKSNLRPPDIKILFNILANCNERTLIVESIDANIDERGILTPILEGSAFIKQINDLTLYVGLKTQKSEIENEDISLIVLNATGIGGLADRISIRMRYRGFKAGEYGNFSKNNLSESAVIIRNGQIEKGFMVGRECRINRIYAKTDRRLLNNAVLILGNDYYEITR; this is translated from the coding sequence ATGAATAAAAAAACGCAAAAAAATAAAAAAAATCATAAAGACGATAAATCTCTAAAATCGATAACTCAAGCAAATAGAAAAGCGATAGCGTTTGTAATTTCGTCAATAATAGCGGGAGTTGGAATTATAATATTTTTATTTTATTATTTCTTTTATAGCGATTTAAAAAAAGCTAGAGATAATGACGAAGAATTATATTTTGCAATTTTATTTATAGACGAAAATAATATTCCTTACGGCGCTTATTTTGGAATAATTTCAAGCTTGCATAATAGAATAGGAATTATCGGACTTCCTAAAAATATAGGTTTATGGAAAAATAAAAACGATAAAAATATTCCTTTAAATAAATTATATGAAACGGGAGGCAGAGAAGAAGTTTTTAAAGCGATTGAAATTACTACGGGAAAAAAAATAAGTTATAAAATAGCCGTTGATAATAATCAAATTTCGGATATTATAGATTTAATCGGCGGAGTTAGAATGTATATTGAAGAGGCTATTAATATAGATAATCTTTCTTTCGATGTCGGAGAGAGATTTTTTCAAGGCGATAAAGCGGTATCTTATTTAAATTATTTAACTATCGAAGGATATGAAGAAATTGAAACTTTATACAGACTTGAAGATTTAATTATAAACGCTATGATAGGAATTATACAAAATCCCGAACTTAAAAGTATAATGCTTTCAAAAGATATAAAAAATGCAATAACTTCAAGAATTAAATCGAACTTGAGACCGCCCGATATTAAGATTTTGTTTAATATACTTGCAAATTGCAATGAAAGAACTTTAATTGTAGAATCTATTGACGCAAACATAGACGAAAGAGGAATATTAACTCCGATACTTGAAGGAAGCGCTTTTATTAAACAAATAAACGATTTAACTTTATATGTCGGACTTAAAACTCAAAAAAGTGAAATTGAAAACGAAGATATAAGTTTAATAGTTTTGAACGCTACGGGAATAGGCGGACTTGCCGACAGAATAAGCATAAGAATGAGATATAGAGGTTTTAAAGCGGGAGAATACGGAAATTTTTCAAAAAATAATTTAAGCGAAAGCGCGGTTATTATAAGAAACGGACAAATTGAAAAAGGCTTTATGGTTGGAAGAGAATGCAGAATAAATAGAATATATGCTAAAACGGATAGAAGACTTTTAAATAATGCCGTTTTAATATTAGGAAACGATTATTATGAAATTACAAGATAA
- the rsfS gene encoding ribosome silencing factor — translation MKLQDNKITKNKKKFIDREKAKELTLKAAKILDDKKLEDIKVLDLDGITSLSDFFILATANSSPQMKAGADAVYKEFKKEEGILPYSENDNTPESLWHLSDYGFMVIHIFTKEGREYYDLDKLWNEAKEIKFNK, via the coding sequence ATGAAATTACAAGATAATAAAATTACAAAAAATAAGAAAAAATTTATCGACAGAGAAAAAGCTAAAGAACTTACTTTGAAAGCGGCTAAAATTTTAGACGATAAAAAATTGGAAGATATAAAAGTTTTAGATTTGGACGGAATAACATCTCTATCCGACTTTTTTATTTTAGCTACGGCAAACTCTTCGCCTCAAATGAAAGCGGGAGCGGATGCAGTTTATAAAGAATTTAAAAAAGAGGAAGGAATACTGCCCTATTCTGAAAACGATAATACTCCCGAATCTTTATGGCATTTAAGCGATTACGGTTTTATGGTTATTCATATATTCACGAAAGAAGGAAGGGAATATTACGATTTGGATAAATTATGGAACGAAGCTAAAGAAATAAAATTTAATAAATAA